From Cellulomonas fimi ATCC 484, a single genomic window includes:
- a CDS encoding Hsp20/alpha crystallin family protein, with the protein MATRFDPFQEMDRLLGQMFAADRASATMPMDLYRSGDHYVLHVDLPGVDPGTIDVNVEDRTLTIRAQRTSRTEQDVQWLAKERPVGTYARQLTVGRGLALDAISATYTDGVLTLSIPVAEEAKPRRIEVQHGEQTAQIGSSADTTA; encoded by the coding sequence GTGGCTACCCGTTTCGACCCGTTCCAGGAGATGGACCGGCTGCTCGGCCAGATGTTCGCCGCGGACCGTGCCTCGGCCACGATGCCGATGGACCTGTACCGGTCCGGCGACCACTACGTCCTGCACGTGGACCTCCCGGGCGTCGACCCCGGGACGATCGACGTGAACGTCGAGGACCGCACCCTGACGATCCGCGCGCAGCGCACCTCGCGCACCGAGCAGGACGTGCAGTGGCTCGCCAAGGAGCGCCCGGTGGGCACCTACGCCCGCCAGCTGACGGTCGGTCGCGGTCTCGCGCTCGACGCGATCAGCGCGACCTACACCGACGGTGTGCTCACGCTCTCCATCCCGGTCGCCGAGGAGGCCAAGCCGCGGCGCATCGAGGTGCAGCACGGCGAGCAGACCGCCCAGATCGGCTCCTCCGCCGACACCACCGCCTGA
- a CDS encoding Rieske (2Fe-2S) protein — protein MSGDSQDRAGGEVGDGGPGRRAVLEAAGVTLVAGVVGYVGMTALAPRGDGDGGYGGTGDGDRVDDESDEDDGDRGDDGREKGGDDDRGDAAGDGDGQTLLAVTDVPDGGGVVLDGRRLVLVRDGDDVHAFTAVCTHQGCLVGGVTGGEIRCPCHGSAFDARTGAVVRGPATADLDEVDVQVRDGRVVLR, from the coding sequence GTGAGCGGCGACAGCCAGGACCGTGCGGGCGGCGAGGTCGGCGACGGCGGGCCCGGGCGCCGGGCGGTGCTCGAGGCGGCGGGCGTGACGCTCGTCGCCGGCGTCGTCGGGTACGTGGGGATGACCGCGCTCGCGCCACGGGGCGACGGGGACGGCGGCTACGGGGGCACCGGGGACGGGGACCGGGTCGACGACGAGAGCGACGAGGACGACGGTGACCGGGGTGACGACGGCCGGGAAAAGGGCGGAGACGACGACCGGGGCGACGCCGCTGGAGACGGCGACGGGCAGACGCTCCTCGCCGTGACCGACGTGCCGGACGGGGGCGGCGTCGTGCTCGACGGCCGCCGGCTGGTGCTCGTGCGCGACGGGGACGACGTGCACGCGTTCACGGCGGTGTGCACCCACCAGGGCTGCCTCGTCGGCGGCGTGACGGGCGGCGAGATCCGCTGCCCGTGCCACGGCAGCGCGTTCGACGCGCGCACGGGCGCGGTGGTCCGGGGCCCGGCGACGGCCGACCTCGACGAGGTCGACGTCCAGGTCCGGGACGGACGGGTGGTGCTGCGGTGA